Within Sporosarcina sp. PTS2304, the genomic segment ACCGGAGTGAAGCTGACGGATGTAACTTTGAAAAATGGACAGGCTGGTTTGTTAGTGAATGCAAGACTTTCTGATGCTAGTGTCACAGGAACTGGAATCAATACGGATGGCAATGGGTTTGGAGGAATAGAAATTTTTGCGGACGCAACATTTACGTCCACACTGACTTTAACTGAACCTCAAATGCATACGACATCGAATCCGGCAATTTGGTCTGAAGGTGCAGGTACTACGAATGTTGTCGTTTCACAAGAGTGGTACGATAAATTTTTGGCAGGACAAAGTTATTCAATTAATGGAAACAATATAACTGTACCAACTGGTCAGACGCATTGGAAAAGAGTGTATATGTAATGATGTAGTAGGCCGATAAATTGTTTTAGAAACGCATAGGTTAGTGAACGAGAGAAAGAGTCTTTTAATCGAGAAATCGGTTAGAAGACTTTTTTATTATTCAACTACTAATCGTCAAAACATCAAATAGTCTACTTAGTAAAAAACGTAATAAATCAGAAAATTAAAATTCGATACTTTTAAATTACTTAAAAGTATTATATAATGATGTCAGGGGAAATAAGTTTTAAGAATCATTGCTGACGGATCGCCGTGTGCGATGAAAGTCGCCTGCATGGTGAAGGCTCGAAACGAAAGCCGCATAGCGGTATAAGACGAGAATAGCACAGTATTACCATCGACTATTCTATTTACGACGAATGGTACGATAGAGAAAACAGTTGGGAATGACCCATTTGTAAACGCGGTGACAGGAGGAGTAGGAACTGGGGCTATTACGTACTCTAGTGGAACGCCAAGTGTAGCGACAGTTCATGCTACAACAGGAGAGGTAACGGTTGGTAATGCAGGAACAACTGTAATTACAGCTACTAAAGCAGCAACGCCTACACATGCAGCAACGACAGCAAGCTATAGTGTAGTTGTAGTACAAGCTCCAAGTATACAAAGCTCTATAGTAGCTACAAACAATCAGTATGTGGACATTACATTTAATCAAGGAATGTACACTAATGCGAATGGAACAGGAGGTTTAACTAGTGCAGATTTTGTTGTTGCGTATACTAAAAATGCAGGCAACGCGACAGGTGTAACCGTTACAGATGTCACGAAACCGAATGGAACTCCGCTCAATGGAGGGGAAACTACAGTTCGTGTGGCATTGGCAGTGACTGGTACACCGAATGGTCAGGAAACGATTGAAGTTCGACCCGTCAACAGTACCTCTATCTATAATCGAAATGGTACAGCGCTGGCGCAAAATGAAACAACAGGTGTCATTTCTATTAATGGAGTGTATATGATGTTGACTGGCATTTTTCCATCAGGTGCAGTGTATGATTATGGTCACGGCACAAAAGGAACATTTTTCTTTGGCGGAATTGAAGCGAATACATCATATCAGGTGTCGGGTTATTTAGTATACAGTGACCGAATCACGCCTTACGAATCTTTAGAAACAGCTACAATTATGGGTGTCCGTAGTGAAGGAAATCAAGGCTCTGGCAGTGTATCTAACTTTACAGTACATTCTCAATTGAATAATTTTACATTTACGTACACATCAGGCCCTTTAGGCGGTGGAGACAAATTCAACATCCTCATTAATGGCGCAAACACCTCTGTATTTTGGACTAACTAATAAGCGCTTGCACAACTCGCTACTGAACCTGATTACTAGATAGTGTGCAAAACAAAGAGCGCCCTCCCTTCTGTAAGAAGAGGGGACGCTTTTTTGTACTTATTTACGCGACTTATAAATAGTAAATATTAAACCTGTTGATTATCCAGAGAAAGGAATTGGCTTTTGGAAATGAGGGGTTTGCTTTAGGATTCTCCCGAAAAAAACCCGTCCCCTTCGGAAAGCCTATCGTCTGGAAGCGCAAGCCGTGGGACACTTCAAGTCAGCCTCGCTCCATTCAACAGCCATAGTCAAACCCGCTTTGAAAATACATAATATAAGTAATAAACATTCTTAGATAAATATATTAAAAAAAACACCAAAAACCACAAGCATTTTCTTTTTTTGCAACAAGTCAGTAGATGAGTCCTAGTATCCAAAGGTGTCAGAAAAATATATTTACTTGCTTATAATTAATACTTTATTAGCATTTCCTACGATGGACGAAGGATTCAATTTGATAAAAAAGCTATTTTTGAATTGTATTACCTGCTATCTATATTATACTGACGCTAGGGGAAATAAGCAGTTGAAGACCGCTGACGGCACGCCGTATGCGATGAAAGTCGCCTGTACGGTGTAGGCCCTGTCGAAAACTACGGATCGTAGTATAAGAGGGGAATAGCGAACAACAACTAGAAGCAGTAGCAATTAAGAACTTCATTAAATCATTTGATGTTGAGTTAGCATTTGCAGACGTGGAAACGCTTACAAATTGGGGTCCTAGAGTGACGGGTACGCAAGCTGAGCAACAGACGCTCGACTATATCAAAGAAACTTTACAGGACTACGGTTATGAAGTGGCACGTCAGGAATTTGATCTTCCAGCAGTGAAAGCATCAGAATTCACAGTTGGCGGCAGTTCTATCGCAAGTGCAGTAGCACGAAATTCAGTTACTACAGAGGAAGCTGGTGTAACAGCAGAGTTATTTTTCGCTGAATTTGGAGAAAAAACTGATTTCACTGCGGAAGCAAGTGGAAAAATCGCATTGATTGCTAGAGGAGGAGGCGTGACGTTTCAAGATAAAGTAAATCATGCACAAGAAGCCGGTGCTGTAGGTGTAATTATTTATGACAATGCAGAAAAGGAAGAGCCACTGAGTTATAGTGCTACATCGGAAATTCCAGCAATAGGTATTACAAAGGCACAAGGCGAATCACTTAAGGAATCTTTAGGTGAGGCGAAAATCATAATTAATGTGGTGGAACAAAGAACTTCATCCAATATTATTGCGAAAAAGTATCCGGAAAATAGCAATATGGATAATGAAATAGTTTATATTACCGCGCATGTCGATAGTGTACCGGGAGCACCAGGTGCAAATGATAATGCTACAGGTACAGCAGCTGCACTCGAAATGGCTAGAGTACTAAAAGATCAACCGTTAGATAAGGAATTGCGAATTGTATTTGTCGGAGCGGAAGAGATTGGATTAGTGGGCTCAAGATACTATGCGAATTCATTGAGTGAAGAAGAAAGAACGCGCAGTATCGCGAACTTCAATATGGATATGGTCGCAACAGCGTGGGAAAATGCAACTGCAATTTACACGAATACAGTAAGTGGTGAGGCTAATTTAGTTACTGAATCTGCAAACAAAGTAGCAAAGATTATCGGTACACCATCCGAACTCGTTCTATTTAAACGTGGGTCATCCGATCATGTCGCTTTTGACGAAGTGGGTATTCCAGCTGCAAACTTCATCAGAAGAGAGCCAGGAACACACAATCTAGAACCTTATTATCATAATGAAAATGATGTGATGCAATATGTGAGTAAAGAGCGACTGAAAGAAATGATCGATTTGGTCGGTGGAGCGGTTTATAGCGTTGTGAGAGAAAAGTAAGAGAAATTATAATGATAAGAAGTCTTCTGATCATGTAAACGATCAGAAGACTTCTTGTTGTGCTATTGGAGAAAATTGTCTAGTACATAGCTTGTTTTTACATCACGTAACTGTTGTACATGCGGTGATGCACATATGAAGAAATATAATAAAATCAGAACTACTTACTGTTTACTTAAAATCTATATAAGTATCGATTTATCTCACAGGTACTCTTTCCGAAAGAATATAATAAGAACTTAAACTTCTTCCGCTAGCTTCTCCAAAAACCGTTCCAAACCGTCCATACCCTTCACCAATTCCTCCATAGACTGCGCATAAGAAATTCGTAAATATCCTTCACCATACGAAGAGAACGCGCTTCCAGGAATGACCGCCACATTCTCTTCTTCAAGCATACGAGCGGAAAATTCCTCAGAACTTAGTCCGGTATTTTTAATAGAAGGGAAAATGTAAAAAGCCCCCTCAGGTTTTGTCACGTCAAGACCCATTTCTTTTATACGTGAGTACACAAAGTCTCTTCTTTTCTTATAATCATCTTTCATCATGACAACATCTTTATGATCTGCGCCTTGTCTTAAAGCTTCAATCGCAGCATATTGACTGATGGAAGGGGCGCAAATTGCGTTAAATGAATGTACCGCATAAAATTGATCCACTAGATAAGCGGGTGCGAAAGCAAAACCAATTCTCCAACCAGTCATCGCGTGGGATTTTGACAGACCGTTAATGATAATGGTTTGATCTTTGATTCCCGGTACTGCACCGATTGAAAAGTGCTTGCTTTCATACACTAATTCACTATAGATTTCATCAGAAATAATAAAAATGTCTTTTCCGCGTAGCAGTTCACCAATTTCCATCACTTCTTCTTTTGACAAAGTTGTACCAGTTGGGTTGCTTGGGTAAGGTAGTAGAACACAACGAGTGTTTTCTGTAATTTTCTCTTCTATCATAGAAGCAGTCATTTTAAAGTTAGTTTCAGTTGTGTCTACGTAAACGGTTTTTGCGTTACACATTTTAATTAAAGGCTCGTAACCGACGAACACTGGAGCGGGCATAATAACTTCCGAACCTTCATCGAGTATCGTCCGTAATACAATATCCAACGCTTCACTTGCGCCTACTGTGACGATAATCTCGTTTTCAGGATCGTATTTTAGTCCATAAAGTTTCTCTACATAATCGCAAGCAGCTTCACGAAGTTCATAGACTCCAGCTGTTTCAGTGTAATCAGTATGGTTGTCATGGATAGCTTTAATCGCTGCTTCTTTTATAAAGTCAGGTGTAGGAAAGTTAGGTTGTCCAAAAGTCATATTCACCGTATCAGACGATTTATCAATCATATTTGAGATCTTGCGTATTCCTGAGATTTCGATGTTTTTTACGTTTTTATTTAGTAAGTGTTTCATATTGGTATCTTCCTCTCTCTACATCTACTTTTGATAGCCCATTTTCCAAGAAATTTTGTTTACTGTATTGGTGACTTCACTAATGACTTGATCTTTCTTTTCTTTAGTCATTGTAGAACTTTTAATCTTCACATTCACTGCACCCACAATATCCCCATAATGACTTAAGACTGGCGCCGCGACTGTAGTGATGCCATCATTACTATCTTCGCCAATTGCAAAACCATCCTGCTTGATTTTATTTAACTGCGTAGTAAAATCATTTCTCGCATTTTCTGGAATGAAATTTTGAAGAATTTCTTCTATTACGTCACTTTCCATATGCGCTAACATAGTTAAATTAGCTTGACCTTCATGTAGCGATATTCGCAAACCTAGTTTGTCATGGGCAAGAATTGTTTGATTGGTGCAGTCAATCCGTTCAATAATGATAGATTCTGAACCAATGGGCTTCCGTAAATAGACACTAGCTTCTACGTTTTTCATTAACTGTTCTAAATCTGGTCGTACTATGCTGACATAATCCATGGTGTCATACATCTTCAAACCGTACTCCAACCAGGTGATGCCGAGACCGTATAACTTTCGCTCTTTATCCTGCTGTATTAATTCATGTTTTATCATGGCATTTAGTATGCGATGAATGGAACTAACAGGAATATCACATTGTTTGGAAAGCTCAGTAATCGAAAAAAAACGATTGGGTTCACTGGAAATAAAACAATCGATTATTTTCATCGCTCGAGTAATTGTCTGCATAAGCCACTCGCCTTTCTTTGCGCTAAAATTTTGGAACGAAAGGATATTCAGAACGTCCAGGTGAAAAGTATATTTGTAAAAAAGGCAATCTGACATTACTGAAAATTGTGTATTGACATTCCATTCAGTTTTATTATAATAGAATTATGTCCCGATAACAACAAAAACTTTCCGAAGAGTGGAAGAGTTTTTCTTCAAGTGGATGTTTTAGTGTAGTGAGACAACTTTTACTTGTTGATTGGTAGTCAGAGGACTTGTATTTGAAAACGGTTACATTTGAATATCTATTAAAATTTTAGGAGGAACACAACATGTTATTTAAACAAACAATTGTAAAAAAGCCGGGAGAAAGCTATTTGAATGGATTGACGACTTCAGATTTAGGAGAACCCGAATTCGATAAGCTTCTTCAACAACATGAACAATATGTAAAAGCTCTTAAACGTTGTGGAGTTGCAGTGCACGAATTGGAACCGAGTGAGGAGTTTCCGGATTCGTGTTTCGTAGAAGATGCGGCAGTACTAGTTCCTGAATTTGCAGTTATTACAAATCCTGGAGCAGAGTCACGTAACAAAGAAATCATCGAAATTGAACAAGTATTAAAGAATTATTATGATGAGTTCCGTTATATTCAAGCACCTGGCACGTTAGATGGCGGGGATGTTATGCAAATTGATAAAAACTTCTATATTGGTATTTCCGATCGGACAAATCAAGAAGGAGCGGATCAGCTTAAGAAGATTCTTGAAGATGCAGGATATCATGCCACAATCATGACGTTAGAAGAGTTCTTCCATTTGAAAACAGGGATTACATTCCTCGGAAATAATACAGTAGTTGCAGCAGGTGAATTTATCGATC encodes:
- a CDS encoding dimethylarginine dimethylaminohydrolase family protein: MLFKQTIVKKPGESYLNGLTTSDLGEPEFDKLLQQHEQYVKALKRCGVAVHELEPSEEFPDSCFVEDAAVLVPEFAVITNPGAESRNKEIIEIEQVLKNYYDEFRYIQAPGTLDGGDVMQIDKNFYIGISDRTNQEGADQLKKILEDAGYHATIMTLEEFFHLKTGITFLGNNTVVAAGEFIDHPAFAEYKKIIVPAEEEYTANTIRVNDHVIVPAGFPKTKHKIEEAGFSVIEVEVSEFQKHDGGLSCLSLRF
- a CDS encoding M20/M25/M40 family metallo-hydrolase, which gives rise to METLTNWGPRVTGTQAEQQTLDYIKETLQDYGYEVARQEFDLPAVKASEFTVGGSSIASAVARNSVTTEEAGVTAELFFAEFGEKTDFTAEASGKIALIARGGGVTFQDKVNHAQEAGAVGVIIYDNAEKEEPLSYSATSEIPAIGITKAQGESLKESLGEAKIIINVVEQRTSSNIIAKKYPENSNMDNEIVYITAHVDSVPGAPGANDNATGTAAALEMARVLKDQPLDKELRIVFVGAEEIGLVGSRYYANSLSEEERTRSIANFNMDMVATAWENATAIYTNTVSGEANLVTESANKVAKIIGTPSELVLFKRGSSDHVAFDEVGIPAANFIRREPGTHNLEPYYHNENDVMQYVSKERLKEMIDLVGGAVYSVVREK
- a CDS encoding IclR family transcriptional regulator; the encoded protein is MQTITRAMKIIDCFISSEPNRFFSITELSKQCDIPVSSIHRILNAMIKHELIQQDKERKLYGLGITWLEYGLKMYDTMDYVSIVRPDLEQLMKNVEASVYLRKPIGSESIIIERIDCTNQTILAHDKLGLRISLHEGQANLTMLAHMESDVIEEILQNFIPENARNDFTTQLNKIKQDGFAIGEDSNDGITTVAAPVLSHYGDIVGAVNVKIKSSTMTKEKKDQVISEVTNTVNKISWKMGYQK
- a CDS encoding aminotransferase A; the encoded protein is MKHLLNKNVKNIEISGIRKISNMIDKSSDTVNMTFGQPNFPTPDFIKEAAIKAIHDNHTDYTETAGVYELREAACDYVEKLYGLKYDPENEIIVTVGASEALDIVLRTILDEGSEVIMPAPVFVGYEPLIKMCNAKTVYVDTTETNFKMTASMIEEKITENTRCVLLPYPSNPTGTTLSKEEVMEIGELLRGKDIFIISDEIYSELVYESKHFSIGAVPGIKDQTIIINGLSKSHAMTGWRIGFAFAPAYLVDQFYAVHSFNAICAPSISQYAAIEALRQGADHKDVVMMKDDYKKRRDFVYSRIKEMGLDVTKPEGAFYIFPSIKNTGLSSEEFSARMLEEENVAVIPGSAFSSYGEGYLRISYAQSMEELVKGMDGLERFLEKLAEEV